A window of Acinetobacter sp. TR3 contains these coding sequences:
- a CDS encoding ABC transporter ATP-binding protein, with the protein MTDALVLSDLSKTYRNGFQALKGIDLTVPEGEFYALLGPNGAGKSTTISIISSLTKKTSGTVEIFGHNLDTHPSHAKQCLGVVPQEFNFGQFEKTFDILVTQAGYYGIPKKLAEQRAEYYLEKLGLWEKRNIQSRMLSGGMKRRLMIARAMMHEPKLLILDEPTAGVDIELRRSMWDFLTEMNENGTSIILTTHYLEEAEMLCRRIAIIDRGVIKEDTTMKGFLNQLNEESFICDLAEPIENLQLDILGFKFNLIDPVTLEITMDKAHSMNDLFLLLQSKNIQVSSMRNKSNRLEELFVKMVEKNLAGANQ; encoded by the coding sequence ATGACTGATGCTTTGGTGTTGAGCGATTTGTCCAAAACTTATCGTAATGGTTTTCAGGCGTTAAAAGGTATTGATTTAACCGTACCTGAAGGTGAATTTTACGCATTATTAGGCCCTAATGGTGCAGGTAAATCGACAACGATCAGTATCATTAGCTCCTTAACCAAAAAAACATCGGGTACAGTGGAAATCTTTGGGCATAACTTAGATACCCATCCATCCCACGCAAAACAATGTCTTGGTGTTGTTCCTCAAGAGTTTAACTTCGGTCAATTCGAAAAAACTTTCGATATTTTAGTGACACAAGCAGGTTATTACGGCATTCCCAAAAAACTTGCTGAACAACGTGCTGAATATTATTTAGAAAAACTCGGTTTATGGGAAAAACGTAATATTCAATCACGTATGCTTTCAGGTGGTATGAAGCGTCGTTTAATGATTGCACGTGCCATGATGCATGAACCTAAGTTGCTTATATTAGATGAGCCGACTGCGGGTGTAGACATTGAGTTACGTCGTTCAATGTGGGATTTTCTCACCGAAATGAATGAAAACGGTACGTCTATTATTCTAACGACTCACTATTTAGAAGAAGCAGAAATGCTGTGCCGTCGTATCGCGATTATTGATCGTGGTGTGATTAAAGAAGATACCACCATGAAAGGCTTTCTTAATCAACTGAATGAAGAATCATTCATCTGTGACCTCGCTGAACCCATTGAAAATTTGCAACTGGATATTCTTGGGTTCAAGTTTAATTTAATTGATCCTGTGACTTTAGAAATCACTATGGACAAAGCGCATAGCATGAATGACCTGTTCTTATTGCTACAATCGAAAAATATCCAAGTCAGCAGTATGCGTAATAAATCCAATCGTTTGGAAGAATTGTTCGTGAAAATGGTCGAGAAGAATCTTGCTGGAGCGAATCAATGA
- a CDS encoding BLUF domain-containing protein: protein MEFVRLLYASKVANTYPELKQDLIEILNSAVDFNYRNEITGVLYYGHGYFVQCLEGRRSKVDDLLYTRILKDPRHKNCEILFYEKCDVGLFKNWNMKFAPINKRLGDFFLENHRDDFNPFLLSTETIPTFIDLLASEYAIEPYSFEMNE, encoded by the coding sequence ATGGAATTCGTCAGACTGCTGTACGCAAGTAAAGTTGCTAATACATATCCTGAGCTAAAGCAAGATTTAATTGAAATCTTAAATTCAGCAGTAGATTTTAACTATCGTAATGAAATTACTGGTGTTCTTTACTATGGGCATGGATATTTTGTTCAATGTCTTGAGGGTAGGAGGAGCAAAGTAGATGATCTTTTGTATACTCGAATTTTGAAAGATCCAAGACACAAAAATTGTGAAATTCTATTTTATGAGAAATGTGATGTAGGCCTTTTTAAAAATTGGAACATGAAATTCGCACCAATTAATAAAAGGCTAGGGGATTTCTTTCTAGAAAATCATAGAGATGACTTTAATCCATTTTTACTATCAACTGAAACAATTCCAACTTTTATTGATCTTTTAGCATCGGAATATGCTATAGAACCATATTCATTCGAAATGAATGAATAA
- a CDS encoding BLUF domain-containing protein: protein MNIRLCYASSRHELIDDLIEDLSDILTVARDFNSKNDIFGVLYYANNAFFQCLEGEKVIVHELFDRIKADCRHNSILEFNVVEIDKFSFKNWSMKYVQKSSNVDIFFNQIGFGQFIPAAINEENLNQFIDVLLTENQTEVKRKIGLNKRGTRPYL from the coding sequence ATGAATATACGATTATGCTATGCCAGTTCACGTCATGAGCTAATAGATGATTTGATTGAAGACTTAAGTGATATCCTCACAGTTGCAAGAGACTTTAATTCTAAAAATGATATTTTCGGGGTTTTATATTATGCAAATAATGCTTTTTTCCAATGTTTAGAGGGGGAAAAGGTAATTGTTCATGAGCTCTTTGATCGTATTAAAGCCGATTGTAGACACAATTCAATATTAGAATTCAATGTTGTAGAAATTGATAAATTCAGTTTTAAAAATTGGTCTATGAAGTATGTGCAAAAAAGCTCAAATGTCGATATTTTCTTTAATCAAATAGGATTTGGTCAGTTCATTCCAGCAGCTATAAATGAAGAGAATTTAAATCAATTTATAGACGTACTGTTAACTGAAAATCAGACAGAAGTAAAAAGAAAAATTGGTTTAAACAAACGTGGAACTCGTCCATACTTGTAA
- a CDS encoding pyridoxamine 5'-phosphate oxidase family protein, producing MENINGNYEELTELLKHFRFAMLTFVTEEGHLHSAPMTTQNNTFNGIVWFLGSKKSELVKSISINPQVNLGYSNTSNNDYVSINGVAENVIDEVILDEIWSPAYEAFFQHGKSDSDIQLIRVVCNGAQYWKGSGTLFTLYKLTKAAVTGETEDLGTSKSIAL from the coding sequence ATGGAAAATATTAATGGCAATTATGAAGAATTGACCGAATTACTTAAGCATTTTAGATTCGCAATGTTAACGTTTGTCACTGAAGAAGGTCATTTGCATTCTGCTCCTATGACCACTCAGAATAATACATTCAATGGAATTGTATGGTTCTTAGGTTCAAAAAAATCTGAATTAGTAAAAAGTATATCAATCAATCCTCAGGTGAATTTGGGTTATAGTAATACCTCAAATAATGATTATGTCTCTATTAATGGTGTTGCAGAAAATGTGATTGATGAAGTCATACTTGATGAAATCTGGTCCCCTGCCTATGAGGCTTTCTTCCAACACGGTAAATCCGATTCAGACATTCAACTCATTAGAGTTGTATGCAATGGTGCTCAATATTGGAAAGGTTCAGGCACACTATTCACACTCTATAAGCTTACTAAGGCAGCAGTAACAGGTGAAACCGAAGATTTAGGAACAAGTAAGAGTATTGCACTTTAA
- a CDS encoding 3'-5' exonuclease translates to MQAIILDTETHTLNGLPIEIAYAPIEIEHGKLSLDKKKIFDQLYQVGQPISYAAMAVHHILESDLADQPFYSEFQLPEHTQYIIGHNVDYDITAIAKCGVDTSKIKPICTLALARRVWENAEAHNISALIYLISKGSDKAREMLKGAHRADADIILTANILMHIIHQLNIENIEQLYKASEEARIPKSITFGKHKGTAIQDLPADYIQWLLRQDDLDLYLRKALETKLVR, encoded by the coding sequence ATGCAAGCCATTATTTTAGATACGGAAACACATACATTAAATGGTTTGCCTATAGAAATTGCTTACGCGCCAATTGAAATTGAGCATGGAAAGCTAAGCTTAGATAAGAAAAAGATTTTTGATCAGCTGTATCAAGTTGGTCAACCTATCTCTTATGCCGCGATGGCGGTGCATCACATATTAGAATCAGATCTAGCCGATCAACCTTTTTACAGTGAGTTTCAACTGCCTGAACATACCCAATATATTATCGGTCATAACGTTGATTACGATATTACAGCTATTGCAAAGTGCGGCGTAGATACATCAAAAATTAAACCAATTTGCACCTTAGCACTTGCGCGTCGTGTTTGGGAAAATGCGGAAGCACATAATATTTCAGCCTTAATTTATCTCATCTCCAAAGGGAGTGATAAAGCTAGAGAAATGCTCAAAGGTGCTCATAGAGCTGATGCTGACATTATTTTAACGGCTAATATTTTGATGCATATCATTCATCAATTAAACATTGAAAATATTGAACAGCTTTATAAAGCTTCAGAAGAAGCTCGTATTCCGAAGAGTATTACTTTTGGTAAACACAAAGGTACTGCGATTCAAGATCTTCCAGCAGATTATATTCAATGGCTTTTACGCCAAGACGATCTTGATCTCTATTTACGTAAGGCATTGGAAACAAAATTAGTTAGATAA
- a CDS encoding alpha/beta fold hydrolase, protein MKIKLLTVAMLSTTLFLTACGGGGNGSTVFVPKPEIPENNIKDPVVGIPKNFELNGMAAASSDSVIMTYKMLGVNDKEVLATALVFTPPASILPPANGWPIVVWAHGTTGVADKCAPSLQGLGGNEFLLKALLASGYVVVAPDYEGLGESSEKDAHPFLNVKSEAYSITDAVVAARAYLTSLNKKTNGQWMTVGHSQGGQAALGAAQYASRAKLDYKGTVAVAPASNLALILAGGESEANKEPNPIKKINILAPLDTFTALITAGLRNQYPSLKFSDVFNSPTDEIAATAETSFDNSVCYQALGQNLGNAMGIYLDKNKTLEGYPRTKTNFMSIPSVTSFLATDSQPLQKKVSTPIIIYQGTLDKTVPKPVTDFLVNSAKSVGTAIPSSNYRVGEWDHTTAYSTNIGKIVQDVNILLPSNQIVKQ, encoded by the coding sequence ATGAAAATTAAACTATTAACGGTTGCAATGCTGAGCACGACTTTGTTTTTGACAGCTTGTGGTGGTGGTGGTAATGGATCGACAGTATTTGTACCTAAACCTGAGATTCCTGAAAATAATATCAAAGACCCTGTTGTTGGAATTCCTAAAAACTTTGAACTGAATGGTATGGCTGCAGCGTCATCTGATAGCGTGATAATGACCTATAAAATGTTGGGAGTTAATGATAAAGAAGTATTGGCAACAGCGCTTGTCTTCACACCGCCGGCTTCAATTTTACCACCAGCAAATGGTTGGCCGATAGTCGTTTGGGCACATGGTACAACCGGGGTTGCGGATAAATGCGCGCCAAGTCTACAAGGTTTAGGAGGAAATGAATTTTTATTAAAAGCTTTGTTAGCATCTGGATATGTCGTTGTTGCTCCTGATTATGAAGGATTAGGTGAGTCAAGTGAAAAAGATGCTCATCCATTCTTAAATGTTAAAAGTGAAGCTTATTCAATTACTGATGCTGTGGTTGCTGCACGCGCTTATTTAACTAGTTTAAATAAGAAAACAAATGGTCAGTGGATGACAGTAGGGCATTCCCAAGGTGGTCAAGCGGCATTAGGTGCAGCTCAATATGCGAGTCGTGCAAAATTAGATTATAAAGGAACGGTTGCAGTTGCGCCGGCATCTAATCTAGCTTTAATTTTAGCTGGTGGAGAAAGTGAGGCAAATAAAGAACCAAATCCAATTAAGAAAATAAACATATTAGCTCCTTTAGATACATTCACTGCCTTAATTACTGCTGGTTTAAGAAATCAGTATCCAAGCTTAAAATTTAGTGATGTCTTTAATTCTCCAACAGATGAAATAGCAGCAACAGCTGAGACCTCTTTTGATAATTCAGTTTGTTATCAGGCATTAGGTCAGAATTTAGGTAATGCAATGGGGATTTATTTAGACAAAAATAAAACTCTTGAGGGTTACCCACGTACAAAAACTAACTTTATGTCAATTCCAAGTGTTACAAGTTTTTTAGCCACAGATTCTCAACCTTTGCAGAAGAAAGTGTCGACTCCAATTATTATTTATCAAGGGACATTAGACAAAACAGTACCTAAACCAGTGACTGATTTTTTGGTTAACTCAGCTAAATCTGTAGGAACTGCAATTCCTAGTTCTAATTACAGAGTCGGAGAATGGGATCATACAACAGCATATTCCACAAATATTGGAAAAATTGTCCAAGACGTTAATATCCTTTTACCATCTAACCAAATCGTCAAACAATAA
- the glyA gene encoding serine hydroxymethyltransferase, which translates to MFANISIAEFDPELAQAIASEGDRQEAHIELIASENYCSPAVMEAQGSKLTNKYAEGYPGKRYYGGCEYVDVIEQLAIDRAKELFGADYANVQPHAGSQANSAVYLALLNPGDTVLGMSLAHGGHLTHGAKVSFSGKTYNAIQYGLNPETGEIDYEEVERLALEHKPRMIVAGFSAYSRVVDWQRFRDIADKVGAYLFVDMAHVAGLVAAGVYPNPVQIADVTTTTTHKTLRGPRSGLILAKANEEIEKKLQSAVFPGNQGGPLMHAIAAKAICFKEAMAPEYKTYQQQVVKNAQAMAEVFIARGYDVVSGGTDNHLFLLSLIKQEDVTGKDADAWLGAAHITVNKNAVPNDPRSPFVTSGIRIGTPAVTTRGFGEAEVRDLAGWIADIIDSKGDEKVIADVKAKVETVCAKFPVYAN; encoded by the coding sequence ATGTTTGCCAATATCTCTATTGCTGAATTTGATCCAGAATTAGCTCAAGCGATTGCTTCTGAAGGCGACCGCCAAGAAGCTCACATCGAGTTAATTGCTTCTGAAAACTATTGCTCACCAGCTGTAATGGAAGCTCAAGGCTCAAAACTTACTAACAAATATGCAGAAGGCTATCCGGGCAAACGCTATTATGGCGGTTGTGAATATGTTGACGTTATCGAGCAACTTGCAATTGACCGTGCAAAAGAGTTGTTTGGTGCAGATTATGCAAACGTACAACCACATGCAGGCTCACAAGCAAACTCAGCAGTTTACTTAGCACTTCTTAATCCTGGTGATACAGTATTAGGCATGAGCTTGGCTCACGGTGGTCACTTGACTCACGGTGCTAAAGTTAGCTTCTCTGGTAAAACATATAATGCGATCCAGTACGGTTTGAACCCTGAAACAGGTGAAATCGATTATGAAGAAGTTGAGCGTTTAGCTTTAGAACACAAGCCACGTATGATCGTAGCAGGTTTCTCTGCTTATAGCCGTGTTGTAGATTGGCAACGTTTCCGTGATATCGCAGATAAAGTTGGTGCTTACCTTTTTGTTGATATGGCGCATGTTGCTGGTTTAGTTGCTGCTGGTGTGTATCCAAACCCAGTTCAAATTGCTGATGTAACGACAACGACTACACATAAAACACTTCGTGGTCCACGTTCTGGATTAATTCTTGCAAAAGCAAACGAAGAAATCGAGAAGAAACTTCAATCAGCTGTATTCCCAGGCAACCAAGGTGGTCCTTTAATGCACGCAATTGCTGCTAAAGCAATCTGTTTTAAAGAAGCTATGGCACCTGAATATAAAACTTACCAACAGCAAGTTGTTAAGAATGCTCAAGCAATGGCTGAAGTATTCATTGCACGTGGTTATGATGTTGTATCTGGTGGTACTGATAACCATTTATTCTTATTATCTTTAATTAAACAAGAAGATGTAACGGGTAAAGATGCTGATGCATGGTTAGGCGCTGCTCATATCACAGTAAATAAAAACGCTGTTCCAAATGACCCACGTTCTCCGTTCGTGACTTCTGGTATTCGTATTGGTACGCCAGCTGTAACAACTCGTGGTTTTGGTGAAGCTGAAGTTCGCGACCTTGCAGGTTGGATCGCTGACATTATCGATAGCAAAGGTGATGAAAAAGTTATCGCTGATGTTAAAGCTAAAGTTGAAACGGTTTGTGCTAAATTCCCTGTATATGCAAACTAA
- a CDS encoding urea amidolyase associated protein UAAP1: MNQSSYHDNKILWDEKLPGGHHWSGRIQRGTVLQVEALNENANLALFCVNAAEKLERFNMPDSLKAQHTAFLSTGHVLYSDLGRVMASIVKDDHGWNDVFCGPSTAAQIEKKYGKQNFQQARNDMFQNGVDSLLVELTKFGLRQADLTATVNLFSKVQPDDNGKLTYLKNDNRHQIIELRFEMDCLVFLSAAPHPLDQTETYQPAAIQLRLFKANPLTEIDICKDSCPQNQRGFANNKRYYALSN, translated from the coding sequence ATGAATCAATCGTCTTATCACGACAATAAAATACTTTGGGATGAAAAATTACCGGGCGGACATCATTGGTCTGGTCGCATTCAAAGAGGGACTGTTTTACAAGTTGAAGCACTCAATGAAAATGCCAATCTTGCTTTGTTTTGCGTAAATGCAGCAGAAAAACTAGAACGTTTTAATATGCCAGACAGCTTAAAGGCACAGCACACTGCATTTTTGTCAACGGGACATGTTTTATATTCAGATTTAGGTCGGGTAATGGCATCTATTGTGAAAGATGATCATGGCTGGAATGATGTTTTTTGTGGCCCGAGCACAGCAGCACAGATTGAAAAAAAATATGGGAAGCAAAATTTCCAACAAGCACGTAATGACATGTTTCAAAATGGAGTCGACAGTTTATTGGTTGAGCTGACCAAATTTGGTTTAAGACAAGCTGATTTGACTGCAACAGTTAATCTATTTTCTAAGGTTCAACCTGATGATAATGGAAAATTAACTTATCTCAAAAATGATAATCGTCATCAAATAATAGAGTTACGCTTTGAGATGGATTGTTTGGTCTTTCTTTCTGCGGCACCACATCCTTTAGATCAAACAGAAACTTATCAACCTGCTGCTATTCAGCTTCGATTATTTAAAGCCAATCCTCTAACCGAAATTGATATTTGCAAAGACTCATGTCCGCAAAATCAACGTGGTTTCGCTAACAATAAACGCTATTACGCATTATCAAATTAA
- a CDS encoding urea amidolyase associated protein UAAP2 — translation MSALQKLEKAVLDEVCPAGEAWMCEVKKDQYFRIVDLEGNQAVDTLFISAENPDERYSATDTLAQNQQIYLEKGTVLFSNYARPIAVIVDDNCGRHDTLGGACSCESNTVRYAHDKYPMHSCRNNFMYALAQHPIAKKHQLNVSHIGPNINFFMNVPVTTEGHLKFEDGVSAAGKYVELQAEMDLIVLISNCPQLNNPCNAYNPTKIQLIVREA, via the coding sequence ATGTCAGCATTACAAAAACTCGAAAAAGCAGTCCTTGATGAAGTATGCCCAGCAGGTGAAGCGTGGATGTGCGAGGTTAAAAAAGACCAGTATTTTAGAATTGTAGATTTAGAGGGTAATCAAGCTGTTGATACTTTATTTATCAGCGCAGAAAATCCAGATGAACGATACAGTGCCACAGACACACTAGCGCAAAATCAACAAATTTATCTCGAAAAAGGTACCGTGCTATTTAGTAATTATGCTCGTCCTATTGCAGTTATTGTAGATGATAACTGTGGTAGGCACGACACATTGGGGGGGGCGTGTTCTTGTGAAAGTAATACGGTGCGCTATGCACATGATAAGTATCCAATGCATAGTTGTCGTAATAATTTTATGTATGCCTTAGCTCAGCATCCAATTGCAAAAAAACATCAACTGAACGTCAGTCATATTGGCCCAAACATTAACTTCTTTATGAATGTTCCTGTAACCACCGAAGGACATTTAAAGTTTGAAGACGGCGTATCAGCAGCCGGTAAATATGTAGAGCTTCAGGCAGAGATGGATTTGATTGTTTTAATTTCGAATTGCCCACAATTGAATAATCCATGTAATGCCTACAACCCGACAAAAATTCAATTGATTGTTCGTGAAGCTTGA
- the uca gene encoding urea carboxylase, with protein sequence MFNKVLIANRGAIACRVIRTLKKLGIQSVAVYSEADRDSLHVTLADEAIFIGPSPAQESYLNIDKILAAAKASGAEAIHPGYGFLSENAAFSELCEKHGIVFIGPTAQQMLDFGLKHTARELAIQNNVPLLPGSQLLLDQADAIQQADLIGYPVMLKSTAGGGGIGMRLVWNETELKDAYQTVSYLAQANFKDAGLYLEKFVQNARHIEVQIFGDGKGNVIALGERDCSVQRRNQKVIEETPAPHLDDQQRQYIQNVAIQLMQSVQYRSAGTVEFVMDTDNQEFYFLEVNTRLQVEHGVTEQVYGVDLVEWMVTLASGDWEAPKQKLQSSGHSIQVRLYAEDPIKNFQPSAGLLTNVAFDPAARVETWVETGSNVSSFYDPMIAKIIVTATDRDHAISAMKNSLSITEIAGIETNLEYLQEIIDSETFKQGTQTTRFLNTFAWKTQKIEVLQAGIQTAIQDVTGRLGYWDVGVPPSGAMDALSLNVANQLLGNAFNTAGLECTLQGPTLKFHCNSQIVLTGGDMEASLDGQAIPMWSTIHVSKGQVLKCGRVVTGCRSYIGIKGGFNVPEYLGSLATFTLGQFGGHAGRNLLIGDMLPIFASEQTESISLNAEQIPTFQTNWEIAVMYGPHGAPDFFTKNDISMFFEQEWEIHFNSSRTGVRLIGPKPEWARIDGGEAGLHPSNIHDNAYAIGAIDFTGDMPIILGPDGPSLGGFVCPAVVINSELWKLGQLKAGDKVKFIPVSYTQAQCLEQRYQASMANETTAKLNYQPQIEAEEITLANAVLATLEQADDKPNVTYRPAGNHYLLVEYGELVLDLNLRFRIHALMQWVQQQNIKGIIDLTPGIRSLQIHFDSTVLDQLELLKLLQAAESELPDIENMQVASRTVYLPLAWEDSQTQLATEKYTQLVRPDAPWCPDNIEFIRRINGLQSKKAVKDVVYNTSYLVMGLGDVYLGAPVATPLDPRHRLVTTKYNPARTWTPENAVAIGGAYMCVYGMEGPGGYQFVGRTTQVWSRYRQNPNFEQNKPWLLRFFDQIRFYEVSEQELLEMRESFKAGRLQLRIEEGVLNLKEYNAFLKENEQSIGAFKQVQQSNFEAERQRWHEAGLAEYVSDQIDILIDDTEISIPDGGMLVESHMPGSVWKIECSVGDIIEEGETLAVIEAMKIEIPIIAPAKMKVDTILIDKAQTVKTGQALFTLAPA encoded by the coding sequence ATGTTTAATAAAGTATTAATTGCCAATCGTGGTGCTATCGCGTGTCGAGTCATCCGTACATTAAAAAAGTTAGGTATTCAATCTGTTGCAGTCTACTCGGAAGCGGATAGAGATTCTTTACATGTCACATTAGCAGATGAAGCGATTTTTATTGGTCCTTCACCTGCGCAAGAAAGCTATTTAAATATTGATAAGATTCTGGCTGCTGCAAAAGCATCAGGTGCTGAAGCCATTCATCCGGGTTATGGTTTTTTATCAGAAAATGCGGCTTTTAGTGAATTATGTGAGAAACATGGAATTGTTTTTATTGGACCAACTGCTCAGCAAATGCTTGATTTTGGTCTTAAACATACCGCTCGTGAATTAGCAATTCAAAATAATGTGCCTTTGTTACCTGGTAGTCAATTATTACTTGATCAAGCGGATGCTATTCAACAAGCAGATTTGATTGGTTATCCCGTCATGCTCAAGAGTACTGCGGGTGGTGGCGGTATTGGGATGCGTTTGGTTTGGAATGAAACCGAATTGAAAGATGCTTATCAAACAGTCTCCTATCTTGCACAAGCCAATTTCAAAGATGCAGGATTGTATTTAGAAAAATTTGTTCAGAATGCTCGTCATATCGAAGTTCAAATATTTGGTGATGGCAAAGGAAATGTCATTGCTCTCGGTGAGCGTGATTGTTCGGTTCAACGTCGTAATCAAAAGGTGATTGAAGAAACGCCAGCACCTCATTTAGATGATCAGCAACGTCAATATATTCAAAATGTTGCCATTCAACTGATGCAATCCGTGCAATATCGTTCAGCGGGTACAGTTGAATTTGTCATGGACACCGATAATCAAGAGTTCTATTTCTTGGAGGTTAATACACGCTTGCAAGTTGAGCATGGTGTAACTGAACAAGTGTATGGCGTTGATTTAGTGGAATGGATGGTGACCTTAGCAAGTGGCGATTGGGAAGCGCCCAAGCAAAAATTGCAATCATCAGGGCATTCTATTCAAGTCAGATTATATGCTGAAGATCCAATTAAAAATTTCCAACCGAGTGCAGGCTTGTTGACGAATGTTGCATTTGATCCAGCCGCTCGTGTGGAAACTTGGGTTGAAACGGGATCAAACGTTTCCTCTTTTTATGATCCAATGATCGCTAAAATTATTGTGACAGCTACAGACCGTGATCACGCAATATCGGCGATGAAAAATAGCCTAAGTATTACTGAGATTGCAGGGATTGAAACAAACCTAGAATACTTACAGGAAATTATTGATTCTGAGACCTTTAAACAAGGCACGCAAACAACACGTTTTTTAAATACTTTTGCGTGGAAAACGCAAAAAATAGAAGTGTTACAGGCAGGTATTCAAACAGCCATCCAAGATGTGACGGGACGATTAGGGTATTGGGATGTAGGTGTTCCACCTTCGGGAGCTATGGATGCATTAAGTTTGAACGTAGCCAATCAACTGCTTGGTAATGCATTTAACACGGCTGGTTTAGAGTGCACATTGCAAGGGCCGACGCTGAAATTTCATTGTAATAGCCAGATTGTATTGACAGGTGGCGACATGGAAGCCAGCTTAGATGGTCAAGCTATTCCAATGTGGTCAACGATTCATGTTTCAAAAGGACAAGTTTTAAAATGTGGTCGTGTCGTTACGGGTTGCCGAAGCTATATTGGAATAAAAGGGGGCTTTAATGTTCCTGAATATTTAGGCAGCTTAGCGACATTTACGTTAGGACAATTTGGAGGTCATGCAGGTAGAAATTTACTTATTGGGGATATGTTGCCAATATTTGCATCGGAGCAGACTGAATCAATCTCCTTAAACGCAGAGCAAATACCGACATTTCAAACAAACTGGGAAATTGCGGTGATGTATGGCCCACATGGGGCACCTGACTTTTTCACCAAAAATGATATTTCTATGTTTTTTGAGCAGGAATGGGAAATCCATTTCAACTCAAGTCGTACAGGCGTTCGCTTAATTGGACCTAAACCCGAATGGGCTCGTATTGATGGTGGAGAGGCAGGATTACATCCTTCGAATATCCATGATAATGCCTATGCAATCGGTGCAATTGATTTTACTGGGGATATGCCGATTATTTTAGGACCTGATGGCCCAAGTTTAGGCGGATTTGTGTGTCCTGCTGTGGTTATAAACTCTGAGTTATGGAAGCTCGGACAGTTAAAAGCAGGAGATAAAGTAAAGTTTATCCCTGTGAGTTACACGCAAGCACAATGCTTAGAACAGCGTTATCAAGCTTCAATGGCGAATGAAACCACAGCAAAGCTCAATTATCAGCCACAAATTGAAGCAGAAGAAATTACATTAGCAAATGCAGTCTTGGCGACCTTAGAGCAAGCTGATGATAAACCTAATGTAACGTATCGACCTGCTGGGAATCATTATTTATTAGTTGAATACGGAGAACTGGTTTTAGACTTAAATCTGAGATTCCGTATTCATGCTTTGATGCAGTGGGTTCAACAACAAAATATAAAAGGCATTATTGATCTGACACCGGGCATTCGATCTTTACAAATTCACTTTGATTCAACAGTTTTAGATCAGCTTGAATTATTGAAATTATTGCAGGCTGCCGAAAGTGAGTTACCTGACATAGAAAACATGCAAGTTGCATCGAGAACGGTATATTTGCCACTCGCTTGGGAAGATTCGCAAACTCAACTTGCCACTGAAAAATATACGCAACTGGTAAGACCTGATGCGCCGTGGTGTCCTGATAATATTGAGTTTATCCGCCGTATTAATGGTCTACAATCGAAGAAGGCAGTCAAAGATGTGGTTTATAACACATCATATCTTGTGATGGGGCTAGGTGATGTTTACCTTGGTGCGCCTGTAGCAACACCATTAGATCCTAGACATCGTTTGGTGACGACAAAATATAATCCAGCACGTACATGGACACCTGAAAATGCAGTCGCGATCGGCGGTGCATATATGTGTGTGTACGGCATGGAAGGACCAGGTGGTTATCAGTTTGTTGGGCGAACGACACAGGTTTGGAGCCGTTATCGCCAAAATCCTAATTTTGAACAAAATAAACCGTGGCTATTACGATTCTTTGATCAGATTCGATTCTATGAAGTATCTGAACAAGAACTGTTAGAAATGCGTGAATCATTTAAAGCGGGTCGTTTACAGTTACGCATTGAAGAAGGTGTTTTGAACCTTAAAGAATACAATGCATTTCTCAAAGAGAATGAACAAAGTATTGGAGCGTTCAAACAAGTTCAGCAATCTAATTTTGAAGCTGAAAGACAAAGATGGCATGAAGCGGGTCTAGCTGAATATGTCTCGGATCAGATCGATATTTTGATTGATGATACTGAAATTAGTATTCCAGATGGTGGGATGCTCGTGGAATCACACATGCCGGGATCAGTTTGGAAAATTGAGTGTTCAGTGGGTGATATCATCGAGGAGGGCGAGACTCTTGCTGTGATTGAAGCTATGAAAATTGAGATTCCAATTATCGCACCTGCAAAAATGAAAGTAGATACCATTTTAATTGATAAAGCACAAACGGTAAAAACAGGACAAGCTTTGTTTACTCTTGCGCCAGCATAA